The following proteins come from a genomic window of Cyanobacterium sp. T60_A2020_053:
- a CDS encoding methyltransferase domain-containing protein, producing MSLYYALGGLLILVVIGIIVYFLTPRTFETPETVANSYDEWTEDGILEFYWGEHIHLGHYGAPPKRKDFLEAKADFVHEMVKWGGLDKLPRGTTVLDVGCGIGGSTRILGGKDYGFNATGITISPKQVERATQLTPEGVTAKFQVDNALNLSFPDNSFDVVWSIEAGPHMPDKAKYAQEMMRVLKPGGILVVADWNQRDDRQIPLNWWEKIVMRQLLDQWSHPSFSSIEGFSEQIAETGLVEGDVITGDWTQETLPSWLESVWQGIVRPEGLIKFGFSGFIKSLREVPTMILMRIGFGAGLCRFGMFKAVKANSNSQLQEVTTNEVVNV from the coding sequence ATGTCTCTATATTATGCACTTGGTGGATTACTCATTTTAGTAGTAATTGGTATAATCGTATATTTTTTAACACCTCGTACCTTTGAAACTCCCGAAACTGTTGCTAACTCCTACGATGAATGGACTGAAGACGGTATTCTCGAATTTTATTGGGGTGAACATATCCACCTAGGACATTACGGCGCACCGCCGAAAAGAAAAGACTTTTTAGAAGCTAAGGCAGATTTTGTCCATGAAATGGTGAAATGGGGGGGCTTAGATAAATTACCTCGTGGTACAACTGTATTAGATGTTGGTTGTGGTATTGGTGGTAGTACCCGTATTTTAGGGGGTAAAGATTATGGTTTTAACGCTACAGGTATTACCATCAGCCCGAAACAAGTGGAGCGCGCTACCCAATTAACTCCTGAAGGTGTCACTGCTAAATTTCAAGTGGATAATGCTTTAAATCTTTCTTTTCCTGATAATAGTTTTGATGTAGTATGGTCTATTGAAGCTGGACCTCATATGCCTGATAAGGCTAAATATGCCCAAGAAATGATGAGAGTTTTAAAACCGGGTGGTATTTTAGTGGTGGCTGACTGGAATCAAAGAGATGATCGCCAAATTCCTCTTAATTGGTGGGAGAAAATCGTCATGCGTCAATTATTAGATCAATGGTCCCATCCTTCTTTTTCTAGCATTGAAGGTTTTTCTGAACAAATTGCCGAAACTGGTTTGGTAGAAGGAGATGTTATTACTGGTGATTGGACTCAAGAAACTTTGCCTTCTTGGTTAGAATCTGTCTGGCAGGGTATCGTGCGCCCGGAAGGTCTGATTAAATTTGGTTTCTCAGGTTTTATCAAGTCTTTAAGGGAAGTTCCTACTATGATTTTAATGCGCATTGGTTTTGGTGCTGGTCTTTGTCGCTTTGGAATGTTTAAGGCAGTGAAAGCTAATTCTAATTCTCAACTTCAAGAAGTGACAACTAATGAAGTAGTTAACGTTTAA
- a CDS encoding methylthioribulose 1-phosphate dehydratase → MIPKYSQEDLTSARHRIIEVGKYLDSKGWTPATSSNFSLRLDENYCAITVSGKHKGYLTPDDVMVVDLQGKPIDEQKPSAETLLHTTLYQKNGDTGAVLHTHSLNATVFSMIWHQPHWEVTGYELQKAFTGITSHESTIKFPIFDNSQDIANLAQEVLLYLDSDIPCWGYLIKGHGIYTWGETVEGALRHLEALEYLLQCQLLTLQLGKC, encoded by the coding sequence ATGATTCCAAAATATAGCCAAGAAGATTTGACCAGCGCCCGTCACCGTATCATAGAAGTGGGTAAATATTTAGACAGTAAAGGTTGGACTCCTGCCACCAGTAGTAATTTTTCCCTGCGCTTAGATGAAAATTATTGTGCCATCACCGTTTCAGGAAAGCATAAAGGTTATTTAACCCCCGATGATGTCATGGTAGTTGATTTACAGGGTAAACCCATTGATGAGCAAAAACCTTCTGCGGAAACCCTTTTACATACCACTTTATATCAAAAGAATGGGGACACGGGCGCTGTATTACATACCCATTCCCTCAACGCTACCGTTTTTAGCATGATATGGCATCAACCCCATTGGGAAGTAACGGGATATGAATTACAAAAAGCCTTTACAGGCATTACCAGTCATGAAAGTACGATCAAATTTCCTATTTTTGATAACAGTCAAGATATAGCTAATTTGGCTCAAGAAGTTTTGCTCTATCTTGATAGTGATATTCCTTGTTGGGGTTATTTAATTAAAGGGCATGGCATTTATACATGGGGAGAAACGGTGGAGGGCGCTCTCCGCCACCTCGAAGCCCTAGAATATTTATTACAATGCCAACTTTTGACCCTTCAACTGGGCAAATGTTAA